The window CCTCTACGTCAACGACGGAGTCGCCAGACTGCTGGGCGACCTGGAAGGCAAGGGTTTTATCTATCGCGAGGATGAAACCCTGTGGTTCAAAACCACGGATTTCGGGGATGACAAGGACCGGGTCGTGGTCCGCAAGAACGGCGAGCCCACTTATTTTGCCGCGGACATCGCCTATCACAAGAACAAATATGAACGGGGATTCGATTCGGTCATCGACATCTGGGGGGCGGATCATCATGGCTATATCCCCCGGATGCACGCCGGGATCCAGGCCCTGGGGCACTCCAAGGACGCCCTGCGCGTCGTTCTGGTGCAACTGGTCAACCTCCTGCGCGACGGTAAGCCGGTGGCGATGTCCACGCGATCCGGCGAATTCGTCACGATGAAGGAAGTGGTCGACGAGGTGGGGCGGGATGCCGCCCGTTACAATTTCCTGATGCGCCGGTCGGACAGTCATCTTGACTTCGATCTGGAGTTGGCCAAGAAGCAGTCCAATGAAAACCCGGTGTATTATGTCCAGTATGCCCATGCCCGGATCTGCAGCATTCTGCGCATGGCCCAGGAACGGGGAATCGAGGTGCCCGCTCCCGATGAGGTGGATCCGCAGCTTCTGACAATTCCGGAAGAAATAGCCCTGATCAAGGCCCTGATCCGATTCCCGGAGATCGTCGAGGGAAGTGCCCGGACGCTTGAACCCCATCGGATCACCTTTTATCTGAACGACCTGGCCGGGCTGTTTCACAGTTACTATAACAAATACAAGGTGATTTCCGAAGACGAAGCGATAACGCAGGCAAGGCTTTTCCTGATGAAATGCATTAGGATCGTATTGAACGACGCCTTGACGGTCCTGGGCGTGTCCTCCCCGGAAAAGATGTAGTTCCAGAGATAAACGGCCTGGCAAGAAGGAACCGGTGACTTTGGCGGATGCTGGCCGTACGTCGAGGGACCGGTAGGGGGGTCAGCGAAGAGCCGACTTGAACAGGGCATAGGAATATGGAAGTGCTGTCAGGTATTTTGGTGAGACATGGCTACCGATAATGTCAAACGCTTTGAATTCCGATTGGGGAAGTGGGGACTTACCCTCTTTGTCTTCGGCATGTCCCTGCTCATATTTTTTTCTTTCCTCTACGGAGTGAAAGTCGGGAAGGATATGGATGCCTACCCGGAGAAATATTCCTGGGGGATTCCAGAAAAAATTGGGGGAACGCTGGGTGATTCCGTTACGCCGAAGAACGACAAGACTGTCATTGCGGTCCGGGAGGCCGGAAAGGCAAGTCCCCCGAGTGAGAAATCCGAATACGATCTTTCCGTGTACGATACACTGTCGAAAAAGAGCAACAGCCTGAGAAAACCGTCTTCTGAAAATGGGGTCACAGAGACCGTCCCCGTAGCGCCGGTTGTCCCGCCGGGTCAGAAGGTGGCAGCGGCTCCCACGGCTCCACCCGCTCCGGCGACAGGGAAAAAAGAAGAACGGGCCGTACCTCTTCCCCGTGGTAAAGTAGAGACTGCCTCCCAGGGTAAAACAGAGGAGAGAATCGTCGCAAAGGCGGTTCCTGAAAAGGTTCGGGAAGTAAAAGCTCCCGCGGAGGAAAAGAAAGCCGAGCGGAAATCAGAGAAGACCATCCCGGCTGAAAAGAAGAACGCGGATAAAATAGAAAAAATTATTGCGGCTGATCAGAAAGTCGGCAAGGGACAGGACAAAAAGGAGATCAAGCCGGAAGACAAAGGAAAAAAGCCGGCCGCGCAGACCTTTGTGGTCCAGGTCGGATCCTATAAGGAGAAAGACAAAGCCGAACAGGTTGTATCAAAACTGAAATCGATGGGTTATGCGCCCCGGCTGGTGCCGATGGAGCTGCCGGGAAAGGGAAAGTGGTACCGGCTGACGATCGGTGGTTTTTCCAGCCACGAAAAGGCGGCCGAAGCCGTAACGAATGTAGCAAAGAGTACAGGTTCAAAGGGATTTATTCGTCCGGAGGGGGAAGCAAAAACGACCGCGCCTTCCGCTCCCAAGGAAAAGAAATAGGGGGGAGATTTCTCTCAAAATGTTTGAAAGCTTAGCGGAAAAACTCGAAGGGGTGTTTAAAAGGCTGAAGGGCCGGGGGCGTCTGGATGAGGAAAACGTCCAGGAGGCCCTGAAGGAAATCCGCATGGCCCTTCTGGAGGCGGATGTCAATTTCAAGGTCGTGAAGGACTTTATCGAGGATGTCCGGGTCCGGGCAATCGGGCAGGATGTCCTGGAGAGCATCACGCCCGGCCAGCAGATCGTCAAAATTGTCTATGACCGGCTTGTGGAGCTCCTGGGAGGAACGAGCAGCCAGCTGAAATTCGGGAACCGGTTTCCCGCACCGATCATGCTCGTCGGACTTCAGGGCTGCGGAAAAACGACCACGTCCGTGAAGCTGGCCCGGGTCCTTGCAAAGAGCGGAAAGCGGGTCGGCCTTGTTTCCGCCGACGTTTACCGCCCTGCGGCCATGGAGCAGTTGAGGGTGATGGGAGAGAAGATCGGCGCCCCGGTCATCGCCGCCGACAGCAAGCAGAATCCCGTAAAGATCTGCGTTGATGCCGTTGAAGAATCCAAGCGGAAGGGTTACGAGGTCCTGATCCTGGATACCGCCGGTCGTCTGCACATCGATGCCGAGATGATGGAGGAACTGAAGCAGATCAAAAGCGCGGTGAATCCTTCGGAGATCCTCTTCGTCGCCGATGCCATGACCGGTCAGGATGCGGTCAATGTCGCCGCGAAATTCAATGAGATGCTGGGAATCGACGGCGTCATCATGACCAAGATGGATGGCGATGCCCGCGGCGGGGCGGCCCTGTCGCTCAAGGCGGTCATCGGCAAGCCCCTCAAGTATGTGGGGGTCGGGGAAAAGATCGACGCCATGGAGGTCTTTCATCCGGAGCGCATGGCTTCCCGCATCCTGGGCATGGGCGATATCCTCAGTCTCGTTGAAAAAGCCCAGACGGTGGTCGATGAGAAGAAGGCCCGTGAACTGGAGCAGAGAATCCGGAAGAATGAGTTTACCCTTGGGGACTTTCGGGAGCAGCTGCTGCAGATCAAGAAGATGGGTTCCCTGCAGGACATCATGGGGATGATCCCCGGCTTCAGCAAGATCAAATCCTTGAAGCAGGCTGCGCCGGATGAGAGGGAACTGGTCAAGATCGTAGCCATCATCGATTCCATGACCATCAAGGAACGCAACAATTATCTGTTGATCGACGGGCGGAGAAGAAAGAGGATTGCCCTGGGGAGCGGCACATCCGTGCAGGATGTCAATCAGCTGCTGAAAAACTATGCCGAAATCAAAAAGATGATGAAGCGGTTCACCTCAAAGGGAGGACTGAAAGCTCTGCGCAGGGGCAATTTCCGCTTTTAAAAAAATTAAAGCTGTGTTAGAAAATAAACCATAATAATTTTAAAATTATATCATCGGGAGGTATTTAGCAAAGAGGATGGCAGTCAAGATAAGATTAGCGCGTATGGGAGCAAAGAAGAAACCGTTTTACAGAATTGTGATAACTGATTCCGAATCTCCCCGTGATGGAAGGTTCCTGGAGATTGTAGGCAATTACGATCCAGGGAAAGATCCTGCAGAAGTCAATCTTCAGGAAAGCAGGCTGTTGGAATGGCTATCCAAAGGGGCGAAACCGACTTTGACGGTTTCTCAGCTCCTTCAGAAAAAAGGGATTAAAGTTGGGGCGTAACTGCCGAAACTGACCCTGAAATCCTTGAAAAAAACAAGCCGCCAAGGGCCTGATATGTCTCTGGTGGATGCATTTCGTCTGTAAGTAAGTGCTTTGTGCCGGAAGGGGATGCCGTAAAAAGTCGATATCTACAGAAGGTTTTATTGAGGATGATTCCGTGGAGGTTGCGACGATGAAAGATTTGATCAAGTACATTGCTCAAGCGTTGGTAGACAACACCGAAGCAGTCGAAGTTTCCGAGGTGGTCGGTGAACAGACATCCGTGATCGAACTTCGAGTGGCAAAGGAAGACCTGGGTAAGGTGATCGGCAAACAAGGCAGAACCGCAAAGGCAATGAGGACGATCTTGAGTGCGGCATCAACGAAGCTTCGCAAACGGGCCGTGCTGGAGATCATTGAGTAAACCCTTGCATGAAGTTCTTTGAAATCGGGGAAATCGTAAAAGCGCATGGTTTGAAGGGCCGGATGAAGGTGAAATCCTATGCCGATGCAGAGGAGGACCTTGACTCCCTCGGTGAGGTCTTGATCGCCAGGGGGAACGACGAACCTGTAAACCATCCGGTAAGAAAAATCGATTCCCATTTGACGTTTTTCTTCCTGGAGCTTGAAACGGTCAATACCGTCGAGGAGGCGCAGAAGTTCGTCGGATGCCGGGTGTTGATCCCGGAGGATGCCCGCGCCCAGCTTTCGGCAGATGAGTATTACTGGCGGGATTTGATCGGCCTGAGAGTTTTGACGGAAGAGGGGAGCTATCTGGGATCCATCGAGAGCATTTTCGCGACGGGCAGCAATGACGTTTACGTCTGCAGCGGCGGGGAGCGGGAGATCCTTCTGCCGGCGATTTCAGATGTCATACGGAAGATCGATCTTGAAAAGCAGGAAATGGTTGTGCGGCTGCTGAAAGGGCTTTAGGAAAGAGTCCTGTGATCCGATTCGATATTCTTTCCACCTTTCCTGAGATGTTTGATTCCCCCTTCAGCTCCAGCCTTTTGAAGAAGGCGCAGGAGAAGGGACTGGTTCAGATCTGCCTTCACAACATCCGCGACTATACGGAGGATCGCCACCGGATGACGGACGACGCCCCCTATGGCGGCGGCGGTGGAATGTTGATGAAGGTTGAGCCCGTGGATAAGACGCTGCGGTCTATCGGGGCCGATCGGGAAGCGATTCCGATCGTTCTTTTGACGCCGCAGGGGCAGGTCTTTAACCAGGCCGTTGCGGAAGAACTCTCAAGGCACTCCCGGATTGTCCTTCTTTGTGGACATTATGAAGGCGTCGATGAGAGGATTCGGACAAAGCTTGCCAATCGGGAAATCTCCATCGGCGATTACGTCCTGACGGGCGGCGAGCTGCCGGCCATGATTCTGGTCGATGCCGTTTCGCGTCTTGTCCCCGGCGTTCTGGGAAATGCCGAATCGGCGTCCGAAGATTCTCTTTCCTTCGGGTTGCTGGAATACCCTCAATACACCCGGCCAAGTGAATATCGCGGGTGGAGCGTTCCGGAAGTCCTTCTGTCAGGTCATCACAAGTTGATCACGGAGTGGCGCCGGAAAGAGGCGCTGAAACGGACTTGGCTGCGCAGACCGGACCTGATCGAAAAAATGGAGCTGACGGAGGAGGATCGGAAGTTTCTCCGGGAAGTCAGGCAGAACGATCCGGAAGGCGGCGACCGTTGAGTGGAGAGGAAAAGGCAGGGCATCCGCCTCCCTATTACCTGGTTCTCCTGCATTTCCCGGTTTGCAATAAAAACGGCGAGGTGGTAACAACCGCCGTCGCCAACATGGATGTGCACGATATAGCGCGGGCCGCCAGGACTTATGGCGTTCAGCGCTATTATATTGTTACGCCGCTGAAAGCGCAGAAAAGATTGGTGGAGAAGATCCTCGCCCACTGGCAGGAAGGATACGGGGCGGAATTCAATCCATCGAGACGGGAAGCCTTTCAGCGGGTCTGCGTGAAGACGAGCCTGGATGAGGTTCTGACGGACGTTGCCGGTCAGTCGGGAAAGCGGGTCCGTCTTGTGGTCACCGGGGCCGGTTTGTCGGAAAACACCCTGACCTGTAAAGCGCTTCGAGATTTGATCCTGTGCGAAGAGGATGCCTACGTTCTGATCTTCGGCACCGGATGGGGGCTCTCAGCTGAAGTCCTGGATCGTGCCGATTACCGTCTTGCGGCGGTGAAGGGGGCTTCAGACTATAATCACCTTTCCGTTCGCTCCGCCGTCTCCATTCTTCTGGACCGGTTATGGGGACGATAATAGTGGACGAGAAAGTCCAAAGATGATATCAAGGCGCCGCGAAGACGAAGCGAGCGCCATGTGTGCAGGTCCTGAATAAGGAATTGGACTCTTTTTTTTTCGTCAAAGCATTAAAAAAGGATAAGAATCAAGGAGGAAAGATCCTATGGAAATTATAGAGATGTTGGAAAGGGAACAGATGCGTGGAGATATTCCCGATTTTCGGCCCGGGGACACGATCCGCGTTTTTGTGCGCATTATTGAAGGTTCGAAGCAGAGAATCCAGGCTTTTGAAGGGGTGGTCATCCGTAAGAAAGGCGGGCTTTCCAATGCTAATTTCACGGTAAGGAAGATTTCGTATGGAATCGGTGTGGAGAAAACGTTCCCCATCC is drawn from Syntrophus gentianae and contains these coding sequences:
- the argS gene encoding arginine--tRNA ligase: MVDGSIKHRLTTLVKEAANACIAEGLLKLENLPPVEMEMTKDAAHGDYATNLAMILASSARMSPRKIAEIITGHLRDEGRFLEKCEIAGPGFINFFVREEVWAEELKDIERLGKLYGSAETGQGRKVQVEFVSANPTGPLHIGHARGAVVGDVIANILAMSGYDIFREYYINDAGNQMNNLGKSVWYRYLELLGKSVEFPDTCYQGDYIRDIAGEILKKDGDLYLEKDEKETIRSFTDYAAGIILEDIKKDLKDFGIVFDQYFSERVLYVNDGVARLLGDLEGKGFIYREDETLWFKTTDFGDDKDRVVVRKNGEPTYFAADIAYHKNKYERGFDSVIDIWGADHHGYIPRMHAGIQALGHSKDALRVVLVQLVNLLRDGKPVAMSTRSGEFVTMKEVVDEVGRDAARYNFLMRRSDSHLDFDLELAKKQSNENPVYYVQYAHARICSILRMAQERGIEVPAPDEVDPQLLTIPEEIALIKALIRFPEIVEGSARTLEPHRITFYLNDLAGLFHSYYNKYKVISEDEAITQARLFLMKCIRIVLNDALTVLGVSSPEKM
- the rplS gene encoding 50S ribosomal protein L19, which encodes MEIIEMLEREQMRGDIPDFRPGDTIRVFVRIIEGSKQRIQAFEGVVIRKKGGLSNANFTVRKISYGIGVEKTFPIHSPSIDRIDVVTRGRVRRARLYYLRGLQGKKARIKELRKV
- the rimM gene encoding ribosome maturation factor RimM (Essential for efficient processing of 16S rRNA) — encoded protein: MKFFEIGEIVKAHGLKGRMKVKSYADAEEDLDSLGEVLIARGNDEPVNHPVRKIDSHLTFFFLELETVNTVEEAQKFVGCRVLIPEDARAQLSADEYYWRDLIGLRVLTEEGSYLGSIESIFATGSNDVYVCSGGEREILLPAISDVIRKIDLEKQEMVVRLLKGL
- the ffh gene encoding signal recognition particle protein, yielding MFESLAEKLEGVFKRLKGRGRLDEENVQEALKEIRMALLEADVNFKVVKDFIEDVRVRAIGQDVLESITPGQQIVKIVYDRLVELLGGTSSQLKFGNRFPAPIMLVGLQGCGKTTTSVKLARVLAKSGKRVGLVSADVYRPAAMEQLRVMGEKIGAPVIAADSKQNPVKICVDAVEESKRKGYEVLILDTAGRLHIDAEMMEELKQIKSAVNPSEILFVADAMTGQDAVNVAAKFNEMLGIDGVIMTKMDGDARGGAALSLKAVIGKPLKYVGVGEKIDAMEVFHPERMASRILGMGDILSLVEKAQTVVDEKKARELEQRIRKNEFTLGDFREQLLQIKKMGSLQDIMGMIPGFSKIKSLKQAAPDERELVKIVAIIDSMTIKERNNYLLIDGRRRKRIALGSGTSVQDVNQLLKNYAEIKKMMKRFTSKGGLKALRRGNFRF
- the trmD gene encoding tRNA (guanosine(37)-N1)-methyltransferase TrmD: MIRFDILSTFPEMFDSPFSSSLLKKAQEKGLVQICLHNIRDYTEDRHRMTDDAPYGGGGGMLMKVEPVDKTLRSIGADREAIPIVLLTPQGQVFNQAVAEELSRHSRIVLLCGHYEGVDERIRTKLANREISIGDYVLTGGELPAMILVDAVSRLVPGVLGNAESASEDSLSFGLLEYPQYTRPSEYRGWSVPEVLLSGHHKLITEWRRKEALKRTWLRRPDLIEKMELTEEDRKFLREVRQNDPEGGDR
- a CDS encoding SPOR domain-containing protein, giving the protein MATDNVKRFEFRLGKWGLTLFVFGMSLLIFFSFLYGVKVGKDMDAYPEKYSWGIPEKIGGTLGDSVTPKNDKTVIAVREAGKASPPSEKSEYDLSVYDTLSKKSNSLRKPSSENGVTETVPVAPVVPPGQKVAAAPTAPPAPATGKKEERAVPLPRGKVETASQGKTEERIVAKAVPEKVREVKAPAEEKKAERKSEKTIPAEKKNADKIEKIIAADQKVGKGQDKKEIKPEDKGKKPAAQTFVVQVGSYKEKDKAEQVVSKLKSMGYAPRLVPMELPGKGKWYRLTIGGFSSHEKAAEAVTNVAKSTGSKGFIRPEGEAKTTAPSAPKEKK
- a CDS encoding RNA methyltransferase, which translates into the protein MSGEEKAGHPPPYYLVLLHFPVCNKNGEVVTTAVANMDVHDIARAARTYGVQRYYIVTPLKAQKRLVEKILAHWQEGYGAEFNPSRREAFQRVCVKTSLDEVLTDVAGQSGKRVRLVVTGAGLSENTLTCKALRDLILCEEDAYVLIFGTGWGLSAEVLDRADYRLAAVKGASDYNHLSVRSAVSILLDRLWGR
- the rpsP gene encoding 30S ribosomal protein S16: MAVKIRLARMGAKKKPFYRIVITDSESPRDGRFLEIVGNYDPGKDPAEVNLQESRLLEWLSKGAKPTLTVSQLLQKKGIKVGA
- a CDS encoding KH domain-containing protein; the encoded protein is MKDLIKYIAQALVDNTEAVEVSEVVGEQTSVIELRVAKEDLGKVIGKQGRTAKAMRTILSAASTKLRKRAVLEIIE